One Primulina huaijiensis isolate GDHJ02 chromosome 5, ASM1229523v2, whole genome shotgun sequence DNA segment encodes these proteins:
- the LOC140977591 gene encoding uncharacterized protein, producing the protein MAPYEALYGQKYRSPLNWDIEEWRCTKDGKTRSIKLDIIQEAIDKVHAIKQRIQSAQSRQRSYANKRRKDLVFTVGDQVLLKISPRKGIRRAGKKGKLQPRFVGPFEMKRIGPIVYQLQLPRSLSGIHNTFHVSQLRKCFTDSTPIVDPVHVNLESDLTYEEQPVRILDQKIKELRRRKVQLVKVLWRNQNIEEATWEREEDIRQQYPELFESGD; encoded by the coding sequence ATGGCtccttatgaagctttatatggacAAAAATATCGTTCCCCTCTGAACTGGGATATTGAAGAATGGCGGTGCACCAAAGATGGGAAAACTCGTTCCATAAAGCTAGATATTATACAAGAAGCAATTGATAAAGTACATGCCATCAAGCAAAGAATACAATCAGCTCAAAGTCGACAAAGGAGCTATGCTAACAAAAGAAGGAAAGACTTGGTATTTACAGTAGGGGACCAAGTACTCCTGAAAATATCTCCTAGGAAAGGAATCCGAAGGGCTGGGAAAAAGGGAAAGTTACAACCTCGTTTTGTAGGTCCTTTTGAGATGAAAAGAATAGGACCTATTGTCTATCAACTGCAGCTACCTAGGTCACTATCTGGGATACATAACACGTTTCATGTATCCCAATTAAGAAAATGCTTCACAGACTCAACACCCATTGTGGACCCGGTGCATGTAAACCTAGAAAGTGATTTGACTTACGAGGAACAACCTGTTAGGATACTTGATCAGAAAATCAAAGAACTTCGCAGAAGAAAAGTTCAACTCGTCAAAGTGCTCTGGAGGAACCAAAACATTgaggaagccacttgggagagaGAAGAGGATATTAGACAACAATACCCAGAGCTATTCGAATCTGGAGACTAG